The proteins below come from a single Streptomyces sp. MRC013 genomic window:
- a CDS encoding ABC transporter substrate-binding protein, translating into MKAKRLRTTAGCLALLLISGCRPLADEGGESAPIVIGTVNALTHLDPAGAYDNGSWALYNNVYQSLLTFEPGSPLPQPDAAEGCEFTDPGLTTYRCLLREGLRFSNGSRVTAAAVKHSFDRILRIDDPLGPSPLFSNLKSVEARGTAVIFHLKTADATWPSKIATGAGSIVDPAVYPLDELRTAKEVTGSGPYLISSRTDDRIDLKPNPDYKGAVPHGKGLPIRIRYYQQAQEVEKAWQNGTVDVAYRGLPAATLAKLDENTPGMRLSIGQSAETHYLAINLRRKTNPLAHVAARRAVATLVDRGHLAGKVYGHTVTPLYSLIPQGITGHSTAFFDAYPEVDPEHAKQLLESAGIATPARFALGHQSGTAALEAKELERQLEAGGAFEVTLVEEDDWPTYQRRYARGDFDAFITGWAPDFPDPETFTQPLLGPDSILGNGFSSPEVDTAIRMTQKQTDRGLTREQFRRIQRTIAKSVPLVPLWQQKDYVVTRPHVGGGQYLADGTGVWRLWELSLL; encoded by the coding sequence ATGAAGGCGAAGCGCCTACGGACGACGGCAGGATGCCTGGCACTGCTCCTGATCAGCGGCTGCCGTCCACTGGCGGACGAGGGCGGGGAGAGCGCCCCCATCGTCATCGGGACCGTGAACGCCCTGACGCACCTCGACCCCGCGGGGGCCTACGACAACGGCTCGTGGGCGCTGTACAACAACGTCTACCAGAGCCTGCTCACCTTCGAGCCCGGCTCGCCGCTGCCCCAACCGGACGCGGCCGAGGGGTGCGAGTTCACCGACCCCGGCCTCACGACCTACCGGTGCCTGCTCCGCGAGGGCCTGAGGTTCTCCAACGGGAGCAGGGTGACCGCGGCGGCGGTGAAGCACTCGTTCGACAGGATCCTGCGGATCGACGACCCGCTCGGGCCGAGCCCGCTCTTCTCGAACCTCAAGTCGGTGGAGGCGCGCGGCACCGCGGTGATCTTCCACCTCAAGACGGCCGACGCGACGTGGCCGTCGAAGATCGCCACGGGGGCGGGGTCCATCGTGGACCCGGCCGTGTACCCGCTCGACGAACTGCGCACGGCCAAGGAGGTGACCGGATCCGGCCCCTACCTGATCTCCTCCCGGACCGATGACAGGATCGACCTGAAGCCCAACCCCGACTACAAGGGGGCGGTCCCCCACGGCAAGGGGCTGCCCATCCGGATCCGGTACTACCAGCAGGCCCAGGAGGTCGAGAAGGCCTGGCAGAACGGGACGGTCGACGTGGCCTACCGGGGGCTGCCCGCGGCGACCCTGGCGAAGCTCGACGAGAACACCCCCGGAATGCGCCTCTCCATCGGGCAGAGCGCCGAGACCCACTACCTCGCCATCAACCTGCGCCGCAAGACGAACCCCCTGGCCCACGTGGCCGCCCGCCGGGCCGTCGCGACCCTCGTCGACCGCGGGCACCTGGCCGGCAAGGTGTACGGGCACACCGTGACGCCGCTGTACTCGCTGATCCCCCAGGGCATCACCGGTCACAGCACGGCCTTCTTCGACGCCTATCCCGAGGTGGACCCCGAGCACGCGAAGCAGCTCCTGGAGTCCGCCGGGATCGCGACGCCGGCGCGCTTCGCCCTGGGGCACCAGAGCGGGACCGCCGCCCTTGAGGCGAAGGAGCTCGAACGCCAACTGGAAGCCGGCGGGGCCTTCGAGGTCACCCTCGTCGAGGAGGACGACTGGCCCACGTACCAGCGGCGCTACGCCCGGGGGGATTTCGACGCCTTCATCACCGGATGGGCACCCGACTTCCCGGACCCCGAGACGTTCACCCAGCCGCTGCTCGGCCCGGACAGCATCCTGGGCAACGGCTTCTCCTCCCCCGAGGTCGACACGGCGATCCGGATGACGCAGAAGCAGACCGACCGGGGCCTGACCAGGGAGCAGTTCCGGAGGATCCAGAGGACCATCGCGAAGTCGGTCCCCCTGGTGCCCCTGTGGCAGCAGAAGGACTACGTGGTGACCCGACCCCACGTGGGCGGGGGCCAGTACCTGGCGGACGGCACCGGGGTGTGGCGCCTGTGGGAGCTGAGCCTGCTGTGA
- a CDS encoding ATP-binding protein yields the protein MVIERVLGGTAQCARPDQALRGLAACTMPASPEAVPALRRFSRAVVRRWHLADHAEEALAVIVTELVTNTVLHSGSQWVSLSVDVRGDTLTVEVLDGGSWKERTAPRREPLDDRATCGRGLRLVDAYATRTVVRRVEAGTAVTAVIALGAARGQADPADALPPALWSRSLGLDVLV from the coding sequence ATGGTCATCGAACGCGTCCTGGGAGGGACCGCGCAGTGCGCCCGGCCTGATCAAGCCCTGCGCGGCCTGGCCGCCTGCACCATGCCGGCCTCGCCGGAGGCCGTGCCCGCCCTCCGGCGGTTCTCCCGGGCCGTCGTGCGCCGGTGGCACCTGGCCGACCACGCCGAGGAGGCCCTGGCGGTGATCGTCACGGAGCTGGTCACCAACACGGTCCTGCACAGCGGCAGCCAGTGGGTCTCCCTGTCGGTCGACGTCCGCGGCGACACCCTGACCGTCGAGGTGCTGGACGGCGGCTCCTGGAAGGAGCGGACCGCTCCGAGGCGGGAACCGCTGGACGACCGGGCGACCTGCGGGCGGGGCCTCCGCCTCGTCGACGCCTACGCGACGCGGACGGTGGTGCGGCGCGTGGAGGCCGGGACCGCGGTGACCGCCGTCATCGCGCTCGGCGCGGCGCGGGGGCAGGCCGACCCGGCGGATGCCCTGCCCCCGGCCCTCTGGTCCCGGTCCCTCGGCCTGGACGTACTGGTTTAA